A single Perca flavescens isolate YP-PL-M2 chromosome 2, PFLA_1.0, whole genome shotgun sequence DNA region contains:
- the LOC114569318 gene encoding calmodulin-regulated spectrin-associated protein 3 produces MVDSPRAMKKTFSVPEIKPLDQYDFNRAKICASVRWLLSKSYGSAENVPVELREPFYKDQYEQEHLKPSVSKLLLSPEIYCRAQALLAQAQGVALPAAQGSPADNSALLQFLIKKGYTPKVQDADVTEEDLSFVPIKTKAHLALIDSLMTLVAKEAVGRVKMAVEAEQMGVGAPWENALLFWVNRLNQKLREITEEEEPTKSQTCTDLQTAQDSIRYRKDKVQSKLTPTFPLVSAVKDLSNGCAIAAVLHYYCSSLLPLEDVCLKDTMSVTDSLYNLQLIKDFCESSLQSCCPLAVEDLLYAPPVLHLNIMSFIAELLEWFEVKKPDFVQPMQPIDLSDVSGLLDCTSPVSGNSNSGSPSFIFKQPFVPICSPVSPENKSWTKKQISRPLSAVTFSIPFGLDSDVDIVMGNPIDSVFRSVSTDSLTNGLPAMTSSVTSAGMNCVPYSPPEELSHLVSTSVPSQRSSWGPYAHTTPLGELPTIEEALQVVHTPGSKGRRKERIAEKGGRGVLGGRPEPRLRPEGAPAGFFLHSPEKDNSQLSSSAPCNSGVLHRPVGGEVGDTKRQGTGERRERSGRTSEMSRDDDSVLRDGSVDSSEASDETPRNAPGNIRPGNNSTRNSPHMTSFAERRDNRRRHPAATGEESASAPTPTTPGTPHTPSTPVGAPGHQDSPGPRCPEPGSEAWELGARLEEKRKSIEAQKKRIEAIFTRHRQRLGKTAFLQLKRQQGEGGGEGAEEDNLTLEERLTCMEEQLKQEEEREEKEKKEKGKDGEEKEKPSVSNPPRLEKQVTFSIESKKGAEKEKGAEKEKGGEAVILECNEVVKKLSEALQSLQKDMQKLTEQQQQLMSNQRPKNTPQKKSTPRSTAKTPPHTPTKTPPRTPTNTSTRSTSKAWVIPGPSAASSPSRRSHLPSSSTSPKTIVSSSCPAPRTKIPSSSTPRSPKHHPRVQHQPHPRPSELKFPQFNRALAPTHNVDTLPHLRRVSPSKCQVQTSSSFRIGGQRTPPEFLQPTQQPQADENTSDTASSETPTQFSLELEQEDMEAVGGLPVLTQPRHDRPRAAGGSSSGAPSECSFESETLSLSAAFSAIGEGRRDGGADKHCSMIEVSMSSIGGPEGGSDEPTDEGQDFSSDSMSDHAESAMEHDRVLAAQPLDPIEQLGLATGASNLPEQQTESEQEQTKETETLEPSGQQNESGARGGIGLFFQGDAHSEEEMAQRRALLFEKQQKRTEELKKRRQWNEQERENRPAFSDRRVASPSNTPPAGTTSPSPTPPATPGRRGNFTQEEYARRNQLRIMEDLGKVLQQKSTNQGRSSAKKTRSRPRSMTREETKLSLSPAKGTNGSRLTKVYSNSSLNLAATDEPGNRCGDPTKKPHSRPDSPSGCMTPSKLANQNGEKDWETGSNGTSPAPEYTGPKLFKEPSFKSNKFIIHNALSRCCLAGKVNETQKNKIVEEMEKSPANHFLILFRDSNCQFRGVYTMNTDSQELVRLTGVGPRTIGSTQVESIYKYSSDRKQFSAIPSKTMGMTVDAFTIPSHLWHGGGAAGGGGGSRRASVTKKAAVSK; encoded by the exons ATGGTGGACTCTCCCAGGGCGATGAAGAAGACCTTCTCGGTGCCGGAGATCAAACCGCTGGACCAGTACGACTTCAACCGGGCCAAGATCTGCGCCAGCGTCCGGTGGCTGCTGTCTAAATCGTACGGCTCTGCAG aaaaTGTTCCTGTGGAGTTGCGAGAGCCGTTTTACAAAGACCAGTATGAACAAGAGCACCTCAAGCCGTCCGTCTCCAAGCTGCTTCTCTCCCCGGAGATCTACTGCAGAGCCCAGGCCCTGCTGGCACAGGCGCAAGGGGTTGCTCTGCCAGCAGCGCAGGGGTCCCCGGCAGACAACTCTGCCCTGCTGCAGTTCCTCATTAAGAAAGGTTACACTCCAAAGGTCCAGGACGCAGATGTCACCGAGGAGGACCTCAGCTTCGTCCCCATCAAGACG AAGGCCCACCTCGCCCTGATTGACTCTCTGATGACGCTGGTTGCTAAAGAGGCGGTGGGCAGGGTGAAGATGGCGGTGGAGGCGGAGCAGATGGGTGTCGGGGCTCCGTGGGAGAACGCTCTGCTCTTCTGGGTCAACAGG CTGAACCAGAAGTTGAGAGAaatcacagaagaagaagagcccACCAAGTCGCAGACATGCACAGACCTGCAGACTGCTCAGGACTCG ATTCGCTATAGGAAGGACAAAGTGCAGTCTAAGCTGACTCCTACTTTCCCTCTGGTCTCTGCGGTCAAAGATCTGTCTAATGGCTGCGCTATAGCTGCTGTGTTGCACTACTACTGCTCCAGCTTGCTGCCTCTAGAGG ATGTGTGTCTGAAGGACACCATGTCAGTCACAGACAGTCTCTACAACCTGCAGCTGATCAAAGATTTTTGTGAAAGCAGTTTACAGAGCTGCTGCCCCCTCGCTGTGGAGGACCTGCTCTACGCTCCACCGGTCCTGCAT CTGAACATCATGAGCTTCATAGCTGAGTTGCTGGAGTGGTTTGAGGTTAAGAAGCCTGATTTTGTCCAGCCCATGCAACCCATCGACCTCTCAG ATGTATCAGGGTTACTCGACTGTACAAGTCCTGTCAGCGGGAACAGCAACAG tGGTTCTCCGTCCTTCATCTTCAAACAACCCTTTGTGCCCATCTGCTCCCCAGTGTCACCTG AAAACAAAAGTTGGACAAAGAAACAAATCAG TCGTCCTCTGTCAGCAGTGACTTTCAGCATCCCATTTGGACTGGACAGTGATGTTGACATTGTCATGGGAAACCCAATAGATTCTGTCTTTCGCTCTGTCAGCACTGACAGCCTCACCAATGGCCTCCCTGCAATGACTTCATCGGTGACATCAGCAGGGATGAACTGTGTCCCGTACAGCCCTCCGGAGGAACTCAGCCACCTGGTCAGCACTTCTGTGCCGTCGCAGCGCTCTTCCTGGGGCCCTTATGCACACACAACACCACTGGGAGAACTGCCGACCATCGAGGAGGCGCTACAGGTGGTTCATACTCCTGGCAGCAAAGGTCGGAGGAAGGAAAGGATAGCGGAGAAAGGTGGAAGAGGAGTGTTGGGAGGAAGGCCAGAGCCCAGGTTACGCCCCGAAGGAGCCCCTGCTGGTTTCTTCTTACACTCCCCTGAGAAGGATAATTCGCAGCTCAGTAGCTCTGCTCCCTGTAACTCTGGAGTCCTCCACCGGCCTGTCGGTGGAGAAGTGGGTGACACCAAAAGGCAAGgaacaggagagaggagggagagatcaGGACGCACCTCCGAGATGTCACGCGATGACGACTCTGTTCTACGAGATGGCAGCGTTGACTCCTCTGAAGCATCGGATGAAACCCCTAGAAACGCCCCCGGTAATATTCGACCCGGTAACAACAGCACCAGAAACAGTCCACACATGACGAGCTTTGCTGAGCGACGAGACAACAGAAGAAGACATCCCGCTGCTACCGGGGAGGAGTCAGCCTCTGCTCCGACTCCAACCACCCCAGGAACTCCACATACACCCTCCACCCCAGTAGGGGCACCGGGCCACCAGGACAGCCCAGGTCCCAGATGCCCTGAACCAGGCTCTGAGGCCTGGGAGTTGGGGGCTCGTCTGGAGGAAAAGCGCAAAAGCATTGAAGCCCAAAAGAAACGCATTGAGGCCATCTTTACCAGGCACAGACAGAGGCTTGGAAAAACTGCTTTTCTGCAACTGAAAAGACAgcaaggagagggaggaggtgagGGAGCAGAGGAGGATAATCTCACCCTGGAGGAGCGCCTCACTTGCATGGAGGAGCAACtgaaacaggaggaggagagggaagagaaggaaaagaaagagaaaggaaaggatggagaggagaaagagaagccATCTGTTTCCAATCCTCCTCGGTTAGAGAAGCAGGTCACATTCTCTATTGAAAGTAAGAAAggggcagagaaagagaaaggagcagagaaagagaaaggaggtGAAGCTGTCATACTGGAGTGCAACGAAGTGGTGAAGAAACTGAGTGAAGCTCTGCAGTCATTACAAAAGGACATGCAGAAACTTACAGAACAGCAACAGCAGCTCATGAGCAACCAAAGACCTAAAAATACACCCCAAAAGAAATCAACACCTAGAAGTACCGCCAAAACGCCTCCTCACACCCCAACAAAGACTCCACCGAGAACCCCGACAAATACTTCTACGAGGAGTACCAGTAAAGCTTGGGTGATTCCAGGTCCCAGTGCTGCCTCCTCCCCGTCACGTCGTTCTCACCTTCCTTCCTCTTCCACCTCCCCAAAGACTAtcgtctcctcctcctgcccAGCTCCTCGCACTAAgatcccctcctcctccactcccCGCAGCCCCAAGCACCACCCGCGTGTCCAACATCAGCCTCACCCACGGCCTTCCGAACTCAAGTTTCCCCAGTTCAACCGCGCCTTGGCACCGACCCATAATGTGGACACCCTCCCCCACTTGCGACGTGTGTCCCCCAGCAAGTGTCAAGTTCAGACCTCCTCGTCCTTCCGTATCGGTGGGCAGCGGACCCCGCCAGAGTTTCTTCAGCCTACCCAGCAGCCACAAGCTGACGAGAACACCTCAGACACAGCCTCTAGCGAGACACCAACTCAGTTCAGCCTGGAGCTGGAGCAGGAGGACATGGAGGCTGTGGGAGGGCTGCCGGTCTTAACGCAGCCCAGACACGATCGCCCAAGGGCTGCCGGTGGAAGCAGCTCTGGCGCTCCTTCCGAGTGCTCATTTGAGAGCGAGACTTTGTCCCTTTCTGCTGCGTTCAGCGCAATAGGTGAAGGCAGAAGAGACGGAGGTGCAGACAAGCACTGCAGCATGATCGAGGTCTCAATGTCATCTATCGGAGGGCCAGAGGGGGGCAGTGATGAGCCAACTGACGAAGGGCAGGACTTTTCCTCTGATTCTATGAGCGACCATGCAGAATCTGCAATGGAACATGATAGAGTCCTTGCTGCACAGCCTCTAGACCCCATAGAGCAGCTAGGTCTGGCCACAGGAGCCAGCAATTTGCCAGAACAACAAACTGAATCTGAACAAGAACAGACAAAAGAGACTGAAACTTTGGAACCAAGTGGACAACAGAATGAGTCCGGGGCAAGAGGAGGAATTGGATTATTCTTTCAG GGGGACGCACATagtgaggaggagatggcccaacGTCGAGCTTTGCTGTTTGAAAAACAGCAGAAGAGAActgaggagctgaagaagaggAGACAGTGGAATGAGCAAGAAAGGGAAAACAG ACCAGCATTCTCAGACAGAAGAGTGGCATCTCCCTCCAATACACCTCCTGCAGGCACAACCTCACCTTCCCCCACGCCTCCTGCTACACCAGGCCGGCGGGGAAATTTCACGCAAGAGGAGTACGCACGGCGGAATCAACTCAGGATCATGGAGGACTTGGGCAAAGTGCTTCAGCAGAAATCAACCAATCAAGGACGATCTTCCGCTAAGAAAACCCGCTCCCGTCCTCGCAGCATGACCAGGGAGGAAACAAAGCTTTCTCTGAGCCCAGCCAAGGGAAcaaatg GCTCTAGGTTGACCAAGGTCTACTCTAACTCCTCCCTCAACCTGGCAGCCACAGACGAGCCAGGAAACAGATGTGGTGACCCCACTAAGAAACCCCACAG CCGCCCTGACTCACCTTCAGGATGTATGACACCAAGTAAACTGGCAAATCAGAACGGAGAGAAAGACTGGGAGACTGGTTCCAATGGGACCTCGCCTGCCCCTGAATACACAG GTCCAAAGCTCTTCAAAGAACCAAGCTTCAAGTCCAACAAATTCATCATCCACAACGCTCTCTCTCGCTGCTGCCTCGCTGGAAAGGTCAACGAGACCCAAAAAAACAAGATAGTTGAG GAGATGGAGAAGAGTCCCGCCAACCACTTCCTCATCCTCTTCCGCGATTCCAACTGCCAGTTCAGGGGCGTTTACACCATGAACACCGACTCCCAGGAGCTTGTACGACTGACTGGTGTGGGCCCGCGTACAATTGGCTCCACCCAGGTGGAGTCCATCTACAAATACAGTTCAGATAGGAAGCAGTTTAGTGCCATCCCCTCTAAAACTATGGGCATGACTGTGGACGCCTTTACCATTCCCAGCCATCTTTGGCACGGAGGAggtgcagcaggaggaggaggaggaagcaggAGAGCAAGCGTTACTAAGAAGGCGGCCGTTTCCAAGTGA